The following coding sequences lie in one Ficedula albicollis isolate OC2 unplaced genomic scaffold, FicAlb1.5 N00292, whole genome shotgun sequence genomic window:
- the CCNH gene encoding cyclin-H produces the protein MPRSVVGTACMYFKRFYLNNSVMEYHPRIIMLTCAFLACKVDEFNVSSAQFVGNLRESPLGQEKALEQILEYELLLIQQLNFHLIIHNPYRPFEGFLIDIKTRYPVLENPEVLRKTADDFLNRVALTDAYLLFTPSQIALTAILSSGSRAGINMESYLSESLMLKDNRSTLSRLLDDMKCMKNLIRKYELPRPEEVAALKQKLEKCHSLDLSFNANLKKRKGYEEDEYVTKKCKMDEEEWTDDDLADSSLL, from the exons ATGCCGCGGTCCGTGGTG GGAACAGCTTGCATGTATTTCAAGCGTTTTTACCTCAATAACTCAGTGATGGAATATCATCCTCGGATAATAAT GCTAACATGTGCATTTTTGGCCTGTAAAGTAGATGAATTTAATGTATCCAGTGCACAGTTTGTTGGTAACCTCCGAGAAAGTCCTCTTGGACAGGAAAAAGCTCTTGAACAAATACTGGAATATGAACTGCTACTTATTCAGCAACTGAACTTCCATCTCATCATCCACAATCCGTACAGGCCATTTGAGGGATTTCTAATAGATATTAAG ACTCGCTATCCAGTGCTGGAAAATCCTGAAGTTTTGAGAAAAACAGCTGATGACTTCCTTAACCGAGTGGCTCTGACAGATGCATATCTGCTCTTTACACCCTCACAGATTGCTCTCACTGCCATATTGTCTAGTGGCTCAAGAGCAGGAATTAATATGGAAAG CTATTTATCAGAAAGTCTTATGCTGAAAGACAACAGATCAACCTTATCCAGATTACTAGATGACATGAAAT GCATGAAAAATCTCATCAGAAAATACGAACTGCCAAGGCCTGAGGAGGTTGCTGCTCTAAAACAGAAGTTAGAGAAGTGTCACAGCTTGGACCTTTCATTTAATGCAAACCT gaagaagaggaaagggtATGAAGAGGATGAATATGTcacaaagaaatgtaaaatggaTGAG GAGGAGTGGACTGACGATGATCTTGCGGATTCATCATTACTTTGA